Proteins encoded together in one Astyanax mexicanus isolate ESR-SI-001 chromosome 10, AstMex3_surface, whole genome shotgun sequence window:
- the clcf1 gene encoding uncharacterized protein clcf1: protein MRRWGGHQAHLVLLLAGVVGCVQVQDRAVMLSNERSRIERTYELTKYLDHQLKEIKDTYLSYLGPPFSDPGFSPPRPNVSSLAVPSAATRVDLWRGLENGARLAQNQRAYSVLLSAVRELARSTLCPYLQSSLLHFCSGLSGLLGSISGLMNALGYPPSLHGNGPANQRYGPLLTSQQRSSLNGPVPLRSNPARNQGGLSASGVREGTPGVDGERKRDRERDRGRRGRRREGESWAEREEEERDEGLERWGGRRRKLLAVDEEDDSAGQEVGYEQNSSSNNVNSTHTNYFSKYSEDEYSNFNSNNSQFPLDALLQTQLERSISREKEEEEEQQPSVPLLFSAPSLHPMRSRRALSPPSTLSPFTLLFPDAVGQGSLTAGRPAFNDFTRKVEGFWVLRELQSWLWRSAKDFTRLKKRLRV from the exons ATGAGACGCTGGGGAG GTCACCAGGCTCACCTTGTGCTGCTCCTGGCTGGTGTGGTGGGGTGTGTCCAGGTGCAGGACCGTGCTGTGATGTTGTCCAATGAGAGGAGCAGAATAGAGAGAACCTACGAGCTGACCAAATACCTGGACCACCAGCTGAAAGAAATCAAAGACACTTAC ctcTCGTATCTCGGCCCTCCGTTCAGTGACCCCGGCTTCTCTCCACCACGCCCCAACGTCTCCTCCCTGGCTGTTCCCAGTGCTGCTACGAGGGTGGATCTGTGGCGGGGGCTGGAGAATGGTGCCCGCCTGGCACAGAACCAACGGGCCTACAGTGTTCTGCTGAGCGCTGTGAGGGAGCTGGCCCGCTCCACACTGTGTCCCTACCTCCAGAGCTCCCTGCTGCATTTCTGCTCTGGGCTCAGCGGCCTGCTGGGCTCTATATCTGGCCTGATGAATGCCCTGGGATACCCTCCATCCCTGCACGGCAATGGACCGGCCAATCAGAGGTACGGCCCTCTGTTGACCTCTCAGCAGAGAAGCAGTCTGAATGGTCCCGTCCCGCTGAGGAGCAACCCGGCCCGTAACCAGGGTGGGCTGTCTGCTTCTGGGGTCAGAGAGGGGACGCCTGGAgtggatggagagagaaagagggacagagagagggacagagggaggagaggaagaaggagagaaggagagagctgggcagaaagagaagaagaggagcGGGACGAAGGATTGGAGAGATGGGGTGGGAGGAGGAGGAAGCTGCTGGCCGTTGATGAAGAAGACGACAGTGCGGGTCAGGAAGTCGGATATGAGCAAAACAGCAGCAGTAACAACGTGAACAGCACTCACACAAACTATTTCAGCAAATACAGTGAGGATGAATACAGTAACTTTAATAGCAATAACAGCCAGTTTCCCCTGGACGCTCTGCTGCAGACACAGCTAGAGCGGAGTATaagcagagaaaaagaagaagaagaagagcaacAGCCCAGTgttcctctcctcttctctgctccatctctccatcccatGCGCTCAAGACGAGCCCTTTCTCCCCCCTCCACCCTCTCCCCCTTCACTCTCCTCTTCCCGGACGCAGTGGGTCAGGGCTCGCTGACTGCGGGACGTCCGGCATTCAATGACTTCACGCGGAAAGTGGAGGGCTTCTGGGTGCTGCGGGAGCTGCAGAGCTGGCTATGGAGGTCTGCCAAGGACTTCACCAGGCTTAAGAAAAGACtccgtgtgtga